A genomic window from Nocardioides sp. BP30 includes:
- a CDS encoding amidase — MFDVVEATIPQLRRALDAGEVTAVELVEAYQARIAAYDASGPRLRAVVVANPSAIEEARASDERRARGAVLGPLDGIPYTAKDSYLVTGLTAAAGSPAFEHLVAQRDAFTIERLRAGGAICLGLTNMPPMANGGMQRGVYGRAESPYNADFLTAPFGSGSSNGSGTATAASFAAFGLGEETWSSGRGPASNNALCAYTPSWGVISVRGNWPLVPTMDVVVPQTRTMVDLLEVLDVVVADDTETRGDFWRVQPWVEIPPASTLRPASYVALAQGRDLTGVRLGVPRMYVNADDAPDGVGIGGPTGRRIETRPSVIALWEAMRADLEAAGATVVEVDFPVVSNYEGDRPGAPTIRTRGLVSAEYLRREIVDLSAWAWDDFLAANGDPALDSLTQVEGASIFPHPEGALPDRYTGFDDDIASYPDQVRAHPYAALTDIPELASGLAGLIETRRLDLEQWLDDQGLEAVVFPAVADVGPADMDVEPASAELGWRNGVWVANGNLVVRHLGIPTVTVPMGTMADIGMPVGLTLAGRAYDDTALLTLGAAIEATRQRRTEPPRTPRLP, encoded by the coding sequence ATGTTCGATGTCGTCGAAGCGACCATCCCCCAGTTGCGCCGCGCTCTCGATGCCGGCGAGGTCACCGCCGTCGAGCTGGTCGAGGCCTACCAGGCACGGATCGCGGCGTACGACGCCTCCGGTCCGCGGCTGCGTGCGGTCGTCGTCGCGAACCCCTCGGCCATCGAGGAGGCGCGTGCCTCCGACGAGCGCCGCGCGCGCGGTGCCGTCCTCGGCCCGCTGGACGGCATCCCCTACACCGCCAAGGACTCCTACCTCGTGACGGGCCTGACGGCGGCGGCCGGAAGTCCCGCCTTCGAGCATCTGGTGGCGCAGCGGGACGCCTTCACGATCGAGCGGCTGCGGGCCGGCGGCGCGATCTGCCTCGGGCTGACGAACATGCCACCGATGGCCAATGGCGGCATGCAGCGTGGTGTCTACGGTCGCGCCGAGAGCCCCTACAACGCCGACTTCCTCACCGCGCCGTTCGGCTCGGGGTCCTCCAACGGCTCCGGCACGGCGACAGCGGCCAGCTTCGCCGCCTTCGGGCTCGGCGAGGAGACCTGGTCCAGCGGTCGCGGCCCGGCGTCCAACAACGCCCTGTGCGCCTACACCCCGTCGTGGGGGGTGATCTCGGTGCGCGGCAACTGGCCGCTGGTGCCGACGATGGACGTCGTGGTCCCCCAGACGCGCACGATGGTCGACCTGCTCGAGGTGCTCGACGTGGTGGTCGCCGACGACACCGAGACCCGCGGCGACTTCTGGCGGGTCCAGCCGTGGGTCGAGATCCCGCCGGCGAGCACCCTGCGCCCCGCGTCGTACGTCGCGCTCGCGCAGGGCCGCGACCTCACCGGGGTGCGCCTGGGCGTGCCGCGGATGTACGTCAATGCCGACGACGCTCCCGACGGCGTCGGCATCGGCGGTCCGACCGGGCGCCGGATCGAGACGCGACCCTCGGTGATCGCGCTGTGGGAGGCCATGCGGGCCGATCTCGAGGCGGCGGGCGCGACAGTGGTCGAGGTCGACTTCCCGGTGGTCAGCAACTACGAGGGCGACCGGCCGGGGGCGCCGACGATCAGGACCCGCGGCCTGGTCAGCGCCGAGTACCTGCGGCGCGAGATCGTCGACCTGTCCGCCTGGGCGTGGGACGACTTCCTCGCCGCGAACGGCGACCCGGCGCTCGACTCGCTGACGCAGGTCGAGGGCGCGAGCATCTTCCCGCACCCGGAGGGGGCGCTGCCGGATCGCTACACCGGCTTCGACGACGACATCGCCTCCTACCCCGACCAGGTCCGCGCCCACCCCTACGCGGCGCTGACCGACATCCCCGAGCTGGCCTCCGGCCTGGCGGGGCTGATCGAGACCCGCCGCCTGGACCTCGAGCAGTGGCTCGACGATCAGGGGCTGGAGGCGGTCGTCTTCCCGGCGGTCGCCGATGTCGGGCCCGCGGACATGGATGTCGAGCCGGCCTCCGCCGAGCTCGGCTGGCGCAACGGCGTCTGGGTGGCCAACGGCAACCTGGTCGTCCGCCACCTGGGCATCCCGACCGTGACGGTGCCGATGGGCACGATGGCCGACATCGGCATGCCCGTCGGCCTCACCCTGGCCGGTCGCGCGTACGACGACACGGCGCTGCTCACTCTCGGCGCGGCGATCGAAGCCACCCGGCAGCGGCGTACCGAACCTCCCCGGACGCCCCGCCTCCCCTGA
- a CDS encoding agmatine deiminase family protein has translation MSIMPPEWAPQDRIWMAFPAPGYSLGETAAEADEARSTWAAVANAAAAFEPVTVVVDPGEVDAARRVLAHEVEILEAPLNDAWMRDIGPTFVHQADGSVAGVDWVFNGWGQCDWATWDRDERIGAFVCEAAGVPRIGSTMVNEGGAIHVDGAGAVLVTETVQLGQGRNETWTKEQVEAELARTIGASEVFWLPRGLTRDYERYGTRGHVDIVATFTAPGRVLLHSQRDAAHPDHEVSRSLHALLAERFEVVELPAPATLRDAEGWVDWSYVNHLVVNGGVIACSFDDARDADALAVLRDAYPGREVVAVDARPLFDRGGGIHCITQQQPAPR, from the coding sequence ATGAGCATCATGCCTCCCGAGTGGGCCCCTCAGGACCGGATCTGGATGGCCTTCCCGGCTCCCGGCTACTCGCTCGGCGAGACAGCGGCTGAGGCCGATGAGGCGCGGTCGACCTGGGCTGCCGTCGCCAATGCCGCCGCCGCGTTCGAGCCGGTCACGGTGGTCGTCGATCCCGGCGAGGTGGACGCCGCCCGCAGGGTGCTGGCGCACGAGGTCGAGATCCTGGAGGCGCCGCTCAACGACGCCTGGATGCGCGACATCGGGCCGACGTTCGTCCATCAGGCCGACGGCTCGGTGGCCGGGGTGGACTGGGTCTTCAACGGCTGGGGCCAGTGCGACTGGGCCACGTGGGACCGCGACGAGCGCATCGGTGCGTTCGTCTGCGAGGCGGCCGGCGTTCCCCGGATCGGCTCGACCATGGTCAACGAGGGTGGTGCCATCCACGTCGACGGTGCCGGGGCCGTGCTGGTCACCGAGACGGTGCAGCTGGGCCAGGGGCGCAACGAGACCTGGACCAAGGAGCAGGTCGAGGCCGAGCTCGCCCGCACGATCGGGGCGAGCGAGGTCTTCTGGCTCCCGCGCGGACTGACCCGCGACTACGAGCGCTACGGCACCCGCGGCCACGTCGACATCGTCGCGACCTTCACCGCTCCGGGCCGGGTGCTGCTGCACAGCCAGCGGGACGCGGCCCACCCCGACCACGAGGTGAGCCGGTCGCTGCACGCCCTCCTGGCCGAGCGCTTCGAGGTCGTGGAGCTGCCCGCCCCGGCGACTCTCCGCGACGCCGAGGGCTGGGTCGACTGGTCCTACGTCAACCACTTGGTCGTGAACGGCGGCGTCATCGCCTGCTCGTTCGACGACGCGCGGGACGCCGACGCCCTCGCCGTACTGCGTGACGCCTATCCCGGCCGCGAGGTGGTCGCCGTCGATGCCCGGCCGCTGTTCGACCGCGGCGGCGGCATCCACTGCATCACCCAGCAGCAGCCTGCCCCGCGCTGA